From the genome of Ananas comosus cultivar F153 linkage group 16, ASM154086v1, whole genome shotgun sequence, one region includes:
- the LOC109722431 gene encoding probable fatty acyl-CoA reductase 4 → MALVQEKLKELTENKASEDTVRLSMKKLGLRRAQTFGWSNTYTFTKAMGEMLFYNLRRHLPLVILRPTIVTSTCKEPFPGWIEGVRTTDAFITGYGMGHLKYIPADVTTILDLVCYLWSILYFFVALF, encoded by the exons ATGGCACTGGTACAAGAAAAACTAAAGGAGCTAACTGAAAATAAAGCTTCAGAAGATACTGTAAGGCTTTCAATGAAAAAATTAGGCCTGAGAAG GGCTCAAACATTTGGGTGGTCTAACACTTACACATTTACAAAAGCAATGGGAGAGATGCTTTTCTACAACTTAAGGCGGCACCTTCCCCTTGTTATATTGCGCCCAACCATAGTTACAAGTACTTGCAAGGAACCATTTCCTGGATGGATAGAGGGAGTAAG AACAACTGATGCATTTATCACTGGCTATGGCATGGGACATCTAAAATATATACCAGCAGATGTCACAACAATCTTGGACTTGGTATGCTATCTTTGGAGCATATTATATTTCTTTGTTGCTCTGTTTTAG